The Halobacillus sp. Marseille-Q1614 genome has a window encoding:
- a CDS encoding peptidoglycan DD-metalloendopeptidase family protein encodes MEDAVIRRGTSTGALLIKIGLPAILILLIIVPIAAVILALSSESGEGVNTGNPSQIAKNEIPAKYMPIYQAAGEKYNVPWNLLAAHHKVETNFGEGNIESYAGAIGVMQFMPCSWIGWGYPSCGGLGDLDIGWNTLLDLSVIEEYGGFGVDGNADGKADPRDPEDAIFAAASYLAANGADDGMIEEAVFAYNHSNEYVTKVLEYSELYVEAGSVTGGGEFVWPVPFTTEITSLFGNRPDPMDGSTAFHGGIDIAAAGVHGKSVVAAAPGKVVMSGNAGGYGKAIYIDHGNGLKTIYGHLSALNVPQGVKVKAGQEIGQVGSTGRSTGPHLHFTVEQDGKEIDPIQFFQ; translated from the coding sequence ATGGAAGATGCAGTCATCAGAAGGGGTACCTCTACAGGTGCCCTTTTAATTAAAATAGGACTCCCTGCAATACTGATTCTATTGATTATTGTTCCTATTGCTGCTGTTATTTTGGCGTTGTCGTCGGAAAGTGGAGAGGGCGTCAACACCGGTAATCCTTCACAAATAGCAAAGAATGAAATCCCTGCAAAATATATGCCGATCTATCAGGCAGCCGGGGAAAAATACAATGTCCCCTGGAACCTATTAGCAGCACATCATAAAGTCGAAACAAACTTCGGAGAAGGAAACATCGAGAGTTACGCTGGAGCTATAGGGGTTATGCAATTTATGCCCTGCTCATGGATAGGTTGGGGGTACCCGTCTTGTGGGGGATTAGGTGACTTAGATATAGGGTGGAATACTTTACTTGATTTATCAGTTATAGAGGAATATGGAGGTTTTGGAGTGGATGGCAATGCAGATGGAAAAGCAGATCCACGAGATCCAGAAGATGCTATTTTTGCAGCTGCCTCTTATCTGGCGGCCAATGGTGCTGACGATGGTATGATCGAAGAAGCTGTCTTTGCTTATAATCACTCGAATGAATATGTAACAAAAGTATTGGAGTATTCAGAGCTTTATGTGGAGGCTGGCAGTGTTACAGGTGGTGGAGAGTTTGTTTGGCCTGTTCCTTTCACAACAGAAATAACGTCTTTATTTGGGAATCGACCAGACCCCATGGATGGGAGTACTGCTTTCCATGGAGGTATAGACATTGCCGCAGCAGGAGTACACGGAAAGTCAGTTGTCGCAGCTGCACCAGGAAAAGTCGTTATGTCAGGTAATGCCGGGGGATATGGAAAGGCTATTTATATTGATCATGGGAACGGATTGAAGACGATATACGGCCATTTGAGTGCTTTAAATGTGCCACAAGGGGTCAAGGTTAAGGCAGGTCAAGAAATCGGTCAGGTCGGATCTACTGGGCGTTCTACTGGTCCGCATTTACATTTCACGGTAGAGCAAGACGGAAAGGAAATAGATCCTATACAATTTTTCCAATAA